In a genomic window of Hyphomicrobiales bacterium:
- the sufA gene encoding Fe-S cluster assembly scaffold SufA translates to MPSVISLTPAAAERVRDLVANADEPVAGLRIGVKNSGCAGMAYTMELVEEAVPGDDRIDTDGVTVFVDSKAVLFLLGTQMDYEETKLRSGFVFNNPNQTSACGCGESVELHAVDMSALNG, encoded by the coding sequence TTGCCTTCCGTGATATCGCTGACCCCGGCCGCTGCCGAGAGGGTGCGCGACCTTGTTGCCAATGCCGATGAGCCCGTCGCCGGCCTGCGCATCGGTGTAAAGAACTCCGGCTGTGCCGGCATGGCCTACACGATGGAGCTGGTCGAGGAAGCCGTTCCCGGAGATGACCGCATCGACACCGACGGCGTGACTGTCTTCGTCGACTCCAAGGCGGTGCTGTTCCTGCTCGGCACCCAGATGGACTACGAGGAAACCAAGCTGCGCTCGGGCTTCGTGTTCAACAACCCGAATCAGACGTCCGCCTGCGGCTGTGGTGAGTCCGTAGAGCTCCACGCCGTCGATATGTCCGCGCTGAACGGCTGA
- the sufD gene encoding Fe-S cluster assembly protein SufD — MCCRRAASSRLAARNWPTSSKPRATPTTSTPRNGKDDMTVKPNTVRTPAEEALIARAAAAVDAAGPLKSLRATAADALARNGLPHRRVEAYKYTDLKQVMRDVPPLAAPADDATAKTALDAAPSWGEAARCRIVMVDGHVVPSLGDAMPEGVSMMSLADALAAGDAMTARIGTLAKPADDAAVGLNTAFMQDGALLNIAGGAEVATAVEIVHIVSGAEPVACYPRHLIVAEKGAKARIIETFSGPANSTYQVDAACELIVGEGADIAYVKRQDEGEAALHLSSLAVEMAADARFDYTAFAYGAAVSRAQVFLAFAGEGGEANMRGVTLAHKRQHADTTLVVDHAVPGCNSTEVFKTVLNDEAKGVFQGQIIVRPDAQHTDGRMMARALLLSEDCEAVSKPELEIYADDVQCAHGSTSGEVDEEALFYLMARGIPRQLAEAMLVNAYLAEVIEAIGDEALAEPLKAQAERWLTEREAGR; from the coding sequence ATGTGCTGTCGAAGGGCCGCATCGTCGCGACTGGCGGCAAGGAACTGGCCCACGAGCTCGAAGCCAAGGGCTACGCCGACTACGTCGACGCCGCGTAACGGGAAAGACGACATGACCGTCAAGCCGAACACTGTCAGGACGCCGGCCGAGGAAGCGCTGATTGCGCGCGCCGCGGCTGCCGTCGACGCCGCCGGGCCGCTCAAGTCCCTGCGCGCGACCGCCGCCGATGCGCTCGCCCGCAACGGCCTGCCGCATCGCCGCGTCGAGGCCTACAAATACACCGACCTGAAGCAGGTCATGCGCGATGTGCCGCCGCTGGCCGCGCCCGCAGACGACGCGACCGCGAAGACCGCGCTCGACGCCGCGCCGTCGTGGGGCGAGGCCGCGCGCTGCCGCATCGTCATGGTCGACGGCCATGTGGTGCCGAGCCTGGGCGACGCGATGCCCGAAGGTGTCAGCATGATGTCGCTGGCCGACGCGCTCGCCGCCGGCGACGCGATGACCGCGCGCATCGGCACGCTCGCAAAGCCCGCCGATGACGCAGCCGTCGGCCTCAACACCGCCTTCATGCAGGACGGTGCACTGCTGAACATCGCCGGGGGCGCCGAGGTCGCGACCGCGGTCGAGATCGTCCACATCGTCTCGGGCGCCGAACCGGTCGCCTGCTACCCGCGCCATCTGATCGTCGCCGAAAAGGGCGCCAAGGCGCGCATCATCGAGACCTTCTCCGGTCCTGCGAATTCGACCTATCAGGTTGATGCGGCTTGCGAACTGATCGTCGGCGAGGGTGCCGACATCGCCTATGTGAAGCGCCAGGACGAGGGCGAGGCCGCGCTGCACCTGTCGAGCCTTGCCGTCGAGATGGCCGCCGACGCCCGCTTTGACTACACCGCTTTTGCCTATGGCGCGGCGGTTTCGCGTGCCCAGGTGTTCCTTGCCTTTGCCGGCGAGGGCGGCGAGGCGAACATGCGCGGCGTTACCCTTGCCCACAAGCGCCAGCACGCCGACACCACGCTGGTCGTCGATCACGCTGTGCCCGGTTGCAACAGCACGGAAGTCTTCAAGACCGTGCTGAACGACGAGGCGAAGGGTGTCTTTCAGGGCCAGATCATCGTTCGCCCCGACGCGCAGCACACCGATGGCCGCATGATGGCCCGCGCGCTGCTCTTGTCGGAAGACTGCGAAGCCGTCTCCAAGCCGGAACTCGAGATCTACGCTGACGACGTGCAATGCGCGCACGGCTCGACCTCGGGCGAGGTCGACGAGGAGGCGCTGTTCTACCTGATGGCGCGCGGCATCCCGCGCCAGCTCGCCGAAGCCATGCTGGTCAACGCTTATCTCGCCGAGGTCATCGAGGCGATTGGCGACGAGGCGCTTGCCGAGCCGCTCAAGGCGCAGGCCGAGCGCTGGCTGACCGAGCGGGAGGCAGGACGATGA
- a CDS encoding cysteine desulfurase codes for MSAETALKTADLYDVEAVRRDFPILAREVYGKPLVYLDNGASAQKPQSVIDAISTAYSQEYSNVHRGLHFLSNLATENFENARETVRRFINAASSDEIVFTRGSTEAINLVAQSFGGTQLGEGDEIVITQLEHHSNIVPWHFHRERRGAVLKWVPVEEDGSLTIEAFEATLTERTKMVAITHMSNVTGTVVPIKEICRIAHERGIPVLVDGSQAAVHMPVDVQDLDCDFYAFTGHKLYGPTGIGVLYGKKALLANMPPYLGGGEMVGEVSEDRITYAGLPHRFEAGTPPIVQAIGLAAAIDYVEALGRERIAAHEERLKVYAHERLAPMNSVRIIGNAPGKGAIISFEIKGAHAHDISTVMDRSGVAVRAGTHCAQPLLTRFGVTSTCRASFGLYNTLDEVDRLAEAIEKASEFFA; via the coding sequence ATGAGCGCCGAAACGGCCCTGAAGACCGCCGATCTCTATGACGTCGAAGCCGTGCGGCGCGATTTCCCGATCCTCGCCCGCGAGGTTTACGGCAAGCCGCTCGTTTATCTCGACAACGGCGCCTCGGCGCAGAAGCCGCAGTCGGTGATCGACGCGATCTCCACTGCCTATAGCCAGGAATACAGCAACGTTCACCGCGGCCTGCATTTCCTGTCGAACCTGGCGACCGAGAATTTCGAGAACGCGCGCGAGACCGTGCGCCGCTTCATCAACGCCGCATCGTCGGATGAGATCGTCTTCACTCGGGGATCGACCGAGGCGATCAATCTGGTGGCGCAGTCGTTCGGCGGCACGCAGCTGGGCGAGGGCGATGAGATCGTCATCACCCAGCTCGAGCACCACTCCAACATCGTGCCCTGGCATTTCCACCGCGAACGCCGCGGCGCCGTGCTGAAATGGGTGCCGGTCGAGGAAGACGGCTCGCTGACCATCGAGGCCTTCGAGGCGACGCTCACCGAACGCACGAAGATGGTCGCCATCACGCATATGTCGAACGTCACCGGCACCGTCGTTCCAATCAAGGAAATCTGCCGGATCGCGCATGAGCGCGGCATTCCAGTGCTGGTCGATGGCAGCCAGGCGGCTGTGCACATGCCGGTCGACGTGCAGGACCTCGACTGCGACTTCTACGCCTTCACCGGCCACAAGCTCTACGGTCCGACCGGTATCGGCGTGCTGTATGGCAAGAAGGCGCTGCTCGCCAACATGCCGCCCTATCTCGGCGGTGGCGAAATGGTCGGCGAAGTGAGCGAGGACCGCATCACCTATGCCGGCCTGCCGCACCGCTTCGAGGCCGGTACGCCGCCGATCGTGCAGGCGATCGGTCTGGCGGCAGCCATCGACTACGTCGAGGCGCTTGGCCGTGAACGCATCGCCGCCCACGAAGAGCGGTTGAAGGTTTATGCCCACGAACGCCTCGCGCCGATGAACAGCGTTCGCATCATCGGCAACGCGCCGGGCAAGGGCGCGATCATCTCGTTCGAGATCAAGGGCGCGCACGCGCACGACATCTCGACGGTGATGGACCGTTCCGGCGTCGCGGTGCGTGCCGGAACCCACTGCGCCCAACCGCTTCTTACGCGCTTCGGCGTTACTTCGACCTGCCGCGCCTCGTTCGGCCTCTACAACACGCTCGACGAAGTCGACCGGTTGGCGGAAGCGATCGAGAAAGCCAGTGAATTCTTTGCCTGA
- a CDS encoding SUF system Fe-S cluster assembly protein, whose amino-acid sequence MTEDIRTDEPHAADTESGTADIGEDRLGVVNTEFGQTGSAIPEAELERLTHDIRMALKSIYDPEIPADIYELGLIYKVDVDDDRNVQIEMTLTAPGCPVAGEMPGWVQNAVSAVAGINQVTVDMVFDPPWTADRMSDEARLMLDFYY is encoded by the coding sequence ATGACCGAAGATATCAGGACCGACGAGCCGCATGCGGCCGATACCGAAAGCGGAACTGCAGACATTGGCGAGGACCGCCTCGGCGTCGTCAACACCGAGTTCGGCCAGACCGGATCGGCGATTCCTGAAGCCGAGTTGGAGCGGTTGACGCACGACATCCGCATGGCGCTGAAAAGCATCTACGACCCGGAGATCCCGGCCGATATTTACGAACTCGGTCTGATCTACAAGGTCGATGTCGACGACGACCGCAACGTCCAGATCGAAATGACGCTGACCGCGCCTGGATGCCCGGTTGCCGGCGAAATGCCGGGTTGGGTGCAGAATGCGGTCAGTGCCGTTGCCGGCATCAATCAGGTGACCGTCGACATGGTCTTCGATCCGCCCTGGACGGCGGACCGCATGTCTGACGAAGCCCGCCTGATGCTCGACTTCTATTACTGA
- a CDS encoding GGDEF domain-containing protein, producing the protein MSHTDEFKRTISFGEKAINQIKRNAQPAFPRNYEFWYTYSAGFNNKLNKAVNDALRTKGQLDTEEVDKLYEQFLSPHRISDRIDEVGSQLSDEISQVVSMIEASLGSASDFRTSLEGANDELSQTTDKDRIHQIVKSLIVASRENEDSNAQLERQLEDSRRQIDELKNSLETIRFESLTDELTTLGNRKHFDQSLERAVEKYKNEDVPFALLMTDIDNFKKFNDTYGHQTGDQVLRLVALAVKQNVKGQDIPCRYGGEEFAVILPNTNLEQATTVADHIRQAVMAKELVKRSTGECLGRVTISIGVATYHGGETTGDLIERTDACLYTGKRTGRNKVVNEENPDFRQGHKVA; encoded by the coding sequence ATGAGCCACACAGACGAGTTCAAGCGGACTATTTCGTTCGGTGAAAAAGCGATCAACCAGATTAAGCGGAACGCCCAGCCGGCGTTCCCGCGCAATTACGAGTTCTGGTACACCTACTCCGCCGGTTTCAACAACAAGCTCAACAAGGCCGTCAACGACGCGCTCCGCACCAAGGGGCAGCTCGATACCGAGGAAGTCGACAAGCTCTACGAGCAGTTCCTTTCGCCGCACCGCATCAGCGACCGCATCGACGAAGTCGGCTCTCAGCTTTCCGACGAAATCAGCCAGGTCGTGAGCATGATTGAAGCCTCGCTTGGCTCGGCGAGCGATTTCCGGACCTCTCTCGAGGGTGCCAACGACGAACTGTCGCAGACCACCGACAAGGACCGCATCCACCAGATCGTCAAGTCGCTGATCGTTGCCTCGCGCGAAAACGAAGACTCGAATGCGCAGCTCGAACGCCAGCTCGAGGATTCGCGTCGGCAGATCGACGAGCTGAAGAACAGCCTCGAGACCATCCGCTTCGAGTCCCTGACCGACGAGCTGACCACGCTCGGCAATCGCAAGCATTTCGATCAGTCGCTGGAGCGTGCGGTCGAGAAGTACAAGAACGAAGACGTACCGTTCGCGCTTCTGATGACCGACATCGACAATTTCAAGAAGTTCAACGACACCTATGGTCACCAGACCGGCGACCAGGTGCTTCGGCTGGTCGCACTGGCGGTCAAGCAGAACGTCAAGGGTCAAGACATCCCGTGCCGTTACGGCGGCGAGGAATTCGCGGTGATCCTGCCGAACACCAACCTTGAGCAGGCGACCACGGTTGCCGATCACATCCGCCAGGCGGTGATGGCCAAGGAACTGGTCAAGCGCTCGACGGGCGAATGCCTCGGCCGGGTGACGATCTCAATTGGTGTCGCGACCTACCACGGCGGAGAAACCACCGGCGATCTAATCGAGCGGACGGACGCGTGCCTCTATACGGGCAAACGCACCGGACGCAACAAGGTCGTCAATGAAGAAAACCCGGATTTCCGTCAGGGTCACAAGGTCGCCTGA